A region from the Inhella inkyongensis genome encodes:
- the ahpC gene encoding alkyl hydroperoxide reductase subunit C encodes MSLINTTVAPFKAEAFHNGQFIALSEESLKGKWSVLVFMPAAFTFNCPTEVEDAAEQYAEFQKLGAEIYIVTTDTHFAHKVWHETSPAVGKAKFPLVGDPTHALTRAFGVHIEEEGLALRGTFVINPEGQIKTAEVHDNAIARDMKETLRKLKAAQFVANNPGQVCPAKWNTGAATITPSLDLVGKI; translated from the coding sequence ATGTCCCTGATCAACACCACCGTCGCCCCGTTCAAGGCCGAGGCCTTCCACAACGGTCAGTTCATCGCGCTGAGCGAAGAAAGCCTGAAGGGCAAGTGGTCCGTGCTGGTCTTCATGCCGGCCGCCTTCACCTTCAACTGCCCCACTGAAGTGGAAGACGCCGCCGAGCAGTACGCCGAGTTCCAGAAGCTGGGCGCCGAGATCTACATCGTCACCACCGACACCCATTTCGCCCACAAGGTCTGGCACGAGACCAGCCCGGCCGTGGGCAAGGCCAAGTTCCCGCTGGTGGGCGACCCCACCCACGCGCTGACCCGCGCCTTTGGTGTGCACATCGAGGAAGAAGGCCTGGCCCTGCGCGGCACCTTCGTGATCAACCCCGAAGGCCAGATCAAGACCGCCGAGGTGCATGACAACGCCATCGCCCGCGACATGAAGGAGACCCTGCGCAAGCTCAAGGCCGCGCAGTTCGTCGCCAACAACCCTGGCCAAGTCTGCCCGGCCAAGTGGAACACCGGCGCCGCCACCATCACCCCGTCGCTGGACCTCGTGGGCAAGATCTAA
- the ahpF gene encoding alkyl hydroperoxide reductase subunit F, with the protein MLDSALKTQLQSYLERVKEPFEIVASLDESDSSQQLLALLQDIAAMSAHIRLRTDGQDARRPSFSLQRVGSAMDLRFAAIPLGHEFTSLVLALLWVGGHPPKVAPELIEQVQALGGDYRFEVFMSLSCHNCPDVVQALSLMAVLNPRVQTVVIDGGLFQGEVERREIMAVPMVFLNGQVFGSGRMSLEEIVAKLDTGAAEREAAKLSAQAPYDMLIVGGGPAGAAAAVYAARKGIRTGVAAERFGGQVNDTLAIENYISITETDGPKFAAALEAHVKAYDVDIMNLQRAESLTPSPKPGGLIEVKLANGATLKSKTVILSTGARWRNVNVPGEQEYKNKGVAYCPHCDGPLFKGKRVAVIGGGNSGVEAAIDLAGIVAEVTLLEFAEQLRADAVLVNKLKSLPNVRILTNVQTTEFTGAEGRLNGLSYLERASGQAQHIALEGVFVQIGLVPNTEWLRGTVELSRHGEIVVDAKGATSVPGVFAAGDCTTVPFKQIVIAAGDGAKAALGAFDHLMRQPA; encoded by the coding sequence ATGTTGGATAGCGCCCTGAAGACCCAACTCCAGTCCTATCTGGAGCGCGTCAAAGAACCTTTCGAGATCGTCGCCTCGCTCGACGAGTCGGACAGCTCGCAGCAATTGCTCGCCCTGTTGCAGGACATCGCCGCGATGTCGGCCCACATCCGCCTGCGCACTGACGGCCAGGACGCCCGCCGCCCCTCCTTCAGCCTGCAGCGCGTGGGATCGGCGATGGACCTGCGCTTCGCCGCCATCCCGCTCGGCCATGAATTCACCTCGCTGGTGCTGGCCCTGCTGTGGGTGGGCGGCCATCCGCCCAAGGTGGCGCCGGAACTGATTGAACAGGTGCAGGCCTTGGGCGGTGACTACCGCTTCGAAGTCTTCATGTCGCTGAGCTGCCACAACTGCCCGGACGTGGTGCAGGCCCTCAGTCTGATGGCGGTGCTGAACCCGCGCGTGCAGACGGTGGTCATCGACGGCGGCCTGTTCCAGGGCGAGGTGGAGCGCCGCGAGATCATGGCCGTGCCCATGGTCTTCCTCAACGGCCAGGTGTTTGGCTCGGGGCGCATGTCACTGGAAGAGATCGTCGCCAAGCTGGACACCGGCGCGGCCGAGCGCGAAGCCGCCAAGCTCAGCGCTCAGGCGCCTTACGACATGCTGATCGTCGGTGGCGGCCCCGCAGGCGCGGCGGCTGCGGTGTACGCCGCGCGCAAGGGCATCCGCACCGGCGTGGCGGCCGAGCGTTTCGGCGGCCAGGTCAACGACACCCTGGCCATCGAAAACTACATCTCCATCACAGAGACCGACGGTCCCAAGTTCGCTGCGGCGCTGGAGGCCCACGTCAAGGCCTATGACGTGGACATCATGAATCTGCAGCGTGCCGAGAGCCTGACCCCTTCGCCTAAGCCCGGCGGGCTGATCGAAGTGAAGCTGGCCAATGGCGCCACGCTCAAGAGCAAGACCGTCATCCTCTCCACCGGCGCGCGCTGGCGCAATGTGAACGTGCCCGGCGAGCAGGAGTACAAGAACAAGGGCGTGGCCTATTGCCCGCATTGCGACGGCCCGCTCTTCAAGGGCAAGCGCGTGGCGGTGATCGGCGGCGGTAACTCGGGCGTCGAGGCGGCCATCGATCTGGCCGGCATCGTGGCCGAAGTGACCTTGCTGGAGTTTGCGGAGCAGCTGCGCGCTGACGCCGTGCTCGTCAACAAGCTCAAGAGCCTGCCCAATGTCCGCATCCTGACGAATGTGCAGACCACCGAGTTCACCGGGGCCGAGGGGCGCCTGAACGGTCTGAGCTATCTGGAGCGCGCCAGCGGGCAGGCCCAGCACATCGCCCTGGAAGGCGTGTTTGTGCAGATCGGCCTGGTGCCCAACACCGAGTGGCTGAGGGGCACGGTGGAATTGAGCCGCCATGGCGAGATCGTGGTGGACGCCAAGGGCGCCA